From a region of the Paeniglutamicibacter cryotolerans genome:
- the secG gene encoding preprotein translocase subunit SecG translates to METIKIVLQILLGLTSLLLTLLILLHKGRGGGMSDMFGGGMSSSLGSSGVAERNLNRITIILGLVWAAVIIGLGLVMRFGAEA, encoded by the coding sequence GTGGAAACCATCAAGATCGTTTTGCAGATCCTCCTGGGGCTGACCAGCTTGTTGCTGACGCTTCTCATCCTTTTGCACAAGGGTCGCGGCGGTGGCATGTCCGACATGTTCGGCGGCGGCATGTCCTCCAGTTTGGGCTCCTCGGGCGTTGCCGAGCGCAACCTGAACCGGATCACCATCATTTTGGGCCTGGTCTGGGCCGCGGTGATCATCGGACTGGGTCTGGTCATGCGTTTCGGAGCCGAGGCCTAG
- the pgl gene encoding 6-phosphogluconolactonase — protein MNANRRVLVHRDAATVAAAAAARIITTLQDAQAERGEGTLVLTGGTLGIGTLAALAAAPALGAVDWSRVNIWWGDERFVQDGSTDRNAVQAEVLLTALDTMGLDRGRVHPMGSSDAFATPELAAADYVAQLAAEAATSGSTVSVPTAAGPAALPVIDVLLLGMGPDSHIASLFPDHAGASVHDAAVIGVRDSPKPPPLRVSLTFPTINTARQVWLLVSGPEKAPAVGVALGSGAAPERVPAAGARGTRATLWLVARDAAALI, from the coding sequence GTGAACGCTAATCGACGGGTGCTGGTGCACCGCGACGCAGCCACCGTGGCGGCGGCCGCCGCTGCCCGGATCATCACCACGCTGCAGGATGCGCAGGCAGAACGCGGGGAAGGCACCCTGGTGCTCACGGGCGGCACCTTGGGCATCGGCACGCTGGCCGCCCTGGCCGCGGCACCTGCACTGGGCGCCGTGGACTGGTCGCGGGTCAATATCTGGTGGGGCGACGAGCGCTTCGTGCAGGACGGCAGCACCGACCGCAACGCTGTGCAGGCCGAGGTGCTGCTCACGGCGCTCGACACCATGGGCCTGGACCGCGGCCGGGTGCATCCCATGGGCAGCTCAGACGCCTTCGCGACCCCGGAACTCGCAGCGGCCGACTACGTCGCACAGCTGGCAGCCGAGGCCGCTACCTCCGGCAGCACTGTTTCCGTGCCCACGGCGGCCGGCCCCGCCGCGCTCCCGGTGATCGACGTGCTACTGCTGGGCATGGGCCCGGATTCGCACATCGCCTCGCTATTCCCGGACCATGCCGGCGCGAGCGTGCACGACGCCGCGGTGATTGGGGTGCGCGATTCGCCCAAACCGCCGCCGCTGCGCGTCTCACTGACGTTCCCCACCATCAATACGGCCCGGCAGGTCTGGTTGCTGGTATCCGGCCCGGAAAAGGCCCCCGCCGTCGGTGTGGCGCTGGGTTCCGGGGCCGCACCGGAACGCGTCCCCGCGGCCGGTGCCCGGGGCACCCGTGCCACGCTGTGGCTGGTGGCACGGGATGCCGCGGCACTGATCTAA
- a CDS encoding glucose-6-phosphate dehydrogenase assembly protein OpcA: MIVDLKDTTTSKISKELLRIRQSGGVVALSRVLTLVVITRAGFEEDAIAAANLASREHPCRILVVVEGRRTGPTKLNAQIRVGGDAGASEVIVMHLSGPGNVADESMIAALLLPDAPIVAWWPHGVPKSPSTTPLGRIAHRRITDSAAEADPRKALFRIAAHHAPGDTDLAWTRLTLWRGQLASVFDQLDPAEVTAVTVTGAPDSPSTVLLAAWLTLCLDQPVTIASAPDGSGLRSVRFTRADGDVELSRPPGEVAELYQPGQAVQRISLPQRAVADCLAEEMRRLDPDEVFGEVMREGLKHTNLRSIRPSER; encoded by the coding sequence ATGATCGTTGACCTGAAGGACACCACCACCTCCAAGATCTCCAAGGAGCTGCTGCGCATCCGCCAATCCGGCGGCGTCGTAGCGCTCTCGCGGGTGCTCACACTGGTGGTCATCACCCGCGCCGGCTTCGAGGAAGACGCCATCGCGGCGGCCAACCTGGCCAGCCGCGAGCACCCCTGCCGGATCCTGGTCGTCGTCGAGGGTCGGCGCACCGGGCCCACGAAGCTGAACGCGCAGATCCGCGTCGGCGGCGACGCCGGGGCCTCCGAGGTCATCGTGATGCATCTCTCCGGACCCGGGAACGTGGCCGACGAATCGATGATCGCCGCCCTGCTGCTGCCCGACGCGCCGATCGTCGCCTGGTGGCCGCACGGGGTGCCCAAGAGCCCCTCGACGACGCCGCTGGGCCGGATCGCGCACCGCCGGATCACCGATTCGGCCGCCGAGGCGGACCCGCGCAAGGCGCTGTTCCGCATCGCGGCACACCACGCACCTGGCGATACCGACCTGGCCTGGACCCGGCTGACGCTGTGGCGCGGGCAGCTGGCATCGGTCTTCGACCAGCTGGACCCCGCGGAGGTCACCGCGGTCACCGTCACCGGTGCCCCGGACTCCCCCAGCACGGTGCTTCTGGCGGCCTGGCTGACCCTGTGCCTGGACCAGCCGGTCACTATCGCCTCGGCCCCCGACGGGAGCGGGCTGCGCTCGGTGCGCTTCACGCGCGCCGATGGCGACGTGGAGCTCTCGCGCCCGCCCGGAGAGGTGGCCGAGCTCTACCAGCCCGGGCAGGCGGTGCAGCGGATCTCGCTGCCGCAGCGCGCCGTCGCCGACTGCCTCGCCGAGGAGATGCGCCGGCTGGATCCGGACGAGGTCTTCGGCGAGGTCATGCGCGAGGGCCTCAAGCACACCAACCTAAGGAGCATCCGCCCCAGTGAACGCTAA
- the zwf gene encoding glucose-6-phosphate dehydrogenase: MVDTNHFPQRGKTTPRNPLRDRRDRRLNRIAGPSALVFFGITGDLARKKLMPAVYDLANRGLLPPNFAVVGFGRRGWSNEDFAAEARGWVEANARTPFNETVWEQLASGFRFITGGFDDDDAFIQLRDTLAELETTRGTRGNHAFYLSIPPNSFEQVCEQLSKHGLARDEREEAGWARVVIEKPFGHDLTSARELNAIVESVFPPDAVFRIDHYLGKETVQNLLALRFANQLFEPLWNSNHVDHVQITMAEDIGIGGRAGYYDGVGAARDVIQNHLLQLLALTAMEEPISFDAEHLRAEKEKVLAAVKLPADLSRHSARGQYASGWQGGEQVTGFLDEEGFNPASKTETYAAIRVDINTRRWAGVPFYLRAGKRLGRRVTEIAVVFKRAPNLLFRDHEDDEFGQNAIVIRVQPDEGATIRFGSKVPGTQMEVRDVTMDFGYGHAFTESSPEAYERLILDVLLGEPPLFPRHEEVELSWKILDPFEEYWASLPEQPEPYAPGSWGPASADELLERDGRTWRRP; the protein is encoded by the coding sequence ATGGTCGACACCAACCATTTCCCCCAGCGCGGCAAAACCACGCCCCGCAATCCCCTGCGAGACCGCCGCGACCGCAGGCTGAACCGCATCGCCGGGCCATCGGCCCTGGTGTTCTTCGGCATCACCGGCGACCTGGCCCGCAAGAAGCTCATGCCGGCCGTCTACGACCTGGCCAACCGCGGCCTGCTTCCACCGAACTTCGCCGTGGTCGGGTTCGGCCGCCGCGGCTGGTCCAATGAGGACTTCGCCGCCGAGGCACGCGGCTGGGTCGAGGCAAATGCCCGCACGCCGTTCAACGAGACGGTCTGGGAACAGCTGGCCAGCGGCTTCCGCTTCATCACCGGCGGGTTCGACGACGACGACGCCTTCATCCAGCTCCGCGACACCCTCGCCGAGCTGGAAACCACCCGCGGCACCCGCGGGAACCATGCGTTCTACCTCTCCATCCCGCCGAACTCGTTCGAGCAGGTCTGCGAGCAGCTCTCCAAGCACGGGCTGGCCCGCGACGAGCGCGAGGAGGCCGGCTGGGCCCGCGTCGTCATCGAAAAGCCCTTCGGCCACGACCTGACCAGCGCGCGTGAGCTGAACGCCATCGTCGAATCGGTCTTCCCGCCCGACGCCGTCTTCCGCATCGACCACTATCTGGGCAAGGAGACGGTGCAGAACCTGCTGGCGCTGCGCTTCGCCAACCAGCTCTTCGAACCGCTGTGGAACTCCAACCACGTCGACCACGTGCAAATCACCATGGCCGAGGACATCGGCATCGGTGGCCGGGCCGGCTACTACGACGGCGTGGGAGCCGCCCGCGACGTCATCCAGAACCACTTGCTGCAGCTGCTCGCGCTCACCGCCATGGAGGAGCCGATCAGCTTCGACGCCGAGCACCTGCGCGCCGAGAAGGAGAAGGTCCTGGCGGCGGTGAAGCTCCCGGCGGACCTGTCCCGGCACTCGGCCCGCGGCCAGTACGCCTCGGGGTGGCAGGGCGGTGAGCAGGTCACCGGCTTCCTCGACGAGGAGGGGTTCAACCCCGCTTCCAAGACCGAGACCTACGCGGCGATCCGCGTCGACATCAACACCCGGCGCTGGGCCGGTGTCCCGTTCTACCTGCGCGCCGGCAAGCGCCTGGGCCGCCGCGTCACCGAGATCGCCGTGGTGTTCAAGCGCGCGCCCAACCTGCTCTTCCGCGACCACGAGGACGACGAATTCGGCCAGAACGCCATCGTGATCCGGGTGCAGCCCGACGAGGGCGCGACCATCCGCTTCGGGTCCAAGGTCCCCGGCACGCAGATGGAGGTGCGCGACGTGACCATGGACTTCGGCTACGGCCACGCGTTCACCGAGTCGAGCCCCGAGGCATACGAGCGGTTGATCCTCGACGTGCTGCTGGGCGAGCCGCCGCTCTTCCCGCGACACGAGGAGGTCGAGCTCTCATGGAAGATCCTCGATCCCTTCGAGGAGTACTGGGCCTCGCTGCCCGAACAGCCCGAACCCTATGCCCCGGGCAGCTGGGGCCCTGCCTCGGCGGACGAACTGCTCGAGCGCGACGGAAGGACGTGGCGTCGGCCATGA
- a CDS encoding glucose-6-phosphate isomerase: protein MSSLGFIATGAAQLAVETHVGALAAARVASRIAAKDLTLWGPDAEAEASVRLDWVDLAETSRALLAPIAALRAELRAEGINRIVLAGMGGSSLAPEVITATYDVELVVLDSTDPDMVANALTDRLATSVLVVASKSGSTVETDSQRRVFEQAFGDAGVDAKQRIIVITDPDSPLDLASQAAGYRAIFHANPKVGGRYSALTAFGLVPSGLAGVDIESLLEEAEEAAEFLADDDTDNIGLALGAALAGTVPLRDKIVFSDEGSGIVGFADWAEQLIAESTGKSGTGLLPVVVENNDPELAACSGQNDWDASDMLLVRLVADTADLDDEQVFENRDQVIVSGSLGSQMLLWEYATVVASRLLGINPFDQPDVESAKTATRGLLDATPAAVPAMLTDGAVEIRATDGLLDGVGDLEGALAALLETLEPRGYLSVQAYLDRMAESPLGSVRALLAEAARRPATFGWGPRFLHSTGQFHKGGPKVGAFLQITAESALDLSIPGIPFTFGELISAQATGDAQVLADLGRPVLRLHLTDRDAGMAQLAVVAARLTSNRK from the coding sequence GTGAGCTCGCTCGGTTTCATCGCCACCGGCGCGGCACAGCTGGCCGTTGAAACGCATGTCGGCGCCCTGGCGGCCGCCCGCGTGGCATCCCGAATCGCCGCCAAGGACCTCACGCTGTGGGGTCCGGACGCCGAGGCAGAGGCCTCCGTCCGGCTGGACTGGGTCGACCTGGCGGAAACCTCCCGCGCGCTGCTCGCGCCGATCGCAGCACTGCGTGCCGAACTGCGTGCCGAGGGCATCAACCGGATTGTGCTCGCCGGCATGGGCGGCTCTTCCCTTGCCCCCGAGGTCATCACCGCCACCTACGACGTCGAACTCGTCGTCCTGGATTCCACCGACCCGGACATGGTGGCCAACGCGCTGACCGACCGGCTGGCCACCAGCGTGCTGGTCGTTGCCTCCAAGTCCGGTTCGACCGTGGAAACCGATTCGCAGCGCCGGGTCTTCGAGCAGGCCTTCGGCGATGCCGGGGTCGACGCGAAGCAACGCATCATCGTGATCACCGACCCGGACTCCCCCCTGGACCTTGCCTCGCAAGCCGCCGGATACCGTGCGATTTTCCATGCGAATCCGAAGGTCGGCGGGCGCTATTCCGCGCTGACCGCGTTCGGTCTGGTTCCCTCGGGCCTGGCGGGCGTGGACATCGAGTCCCTGCTTGAGGAGGCCGAGGAGGCTGCCGAATTCCTCGCCGACGACGACACGGACAACATCGGACTGGCCCTGGGCGCCGCCTTGGCCGGCACCGTGCCGCTGCGCGACAAGATCGTGTTCAGCGACGAGGGCTCCGGCATCGTCGGGTTCGCCGACTGGGCTGAACAGCTCATCGCCGAATCCACCGGCAAGTCCGGCACCGGCCTGTTGCCCGTCGTGGTGGAAAACAACGACCCGGAACTCGCGGCCTGCTCCGGGCAGAACGACTGGGACGCCTCGGACATGCTGCTGGTGCGCCTGGTCGCCGACACGGCCGACCTGGACGACGAGCAGGTCTTCGAAAACCGCGATCAGGTCATCGTTTCCGGTTCCCTGGGCAGCCAGATGCTGCTCTGGGAATATGCCACCGTCGTCGCCAGCCGGCTGCTGGGCATCAACCCGTTCGACCAGCCCGACGTGGAGTCGGCCAAGACCGCCACCCGCGGCCTGCTCGATGCCACACCCGCGGCGGTTCCTGCCATGCTGACCGATGGCGCCGTCGAAATCCGGGCCACCGACGGCCTGCTCGATGGCGTCGGAGACCTGGAGGGTGCCCTGGCTGCACTGCTGGAAACGCTGGAACCGCGCGGCTACCTCAGCGTGCAGGCGTATCTGGACCGGATGGCCGAAAGCCCGCTGGGCTCGGTCCGGGCGCTGCTGGCAGAAGCGGCACGGCGCCCCGCGACCTTCGGCTGGGGACCACGCTTCTTGCACTCCACCGGCCAGTTCCACAAGGGCGGGCCGAAGGTCGGCGCGTTCCTGCAGATCACGGCGGAGTCAGCGCTTGACCTCTCGATCCCCGGGATTCCATTCACCTTCGGTGAGCTGATTTCGGCCCAGGCCACCGGCGACGCACAGGTGCTGGCAGACCTCGGCCGCCCCGTGCTGCGCCTGCACCTCACTGACCGCGATGCCGGAATGGCACAATTGGCCGTGGTGGCCGCCCGCCTGACGAGCAACCGGAAATAG
- the tal gene encoding transaldolase — translation MSNPNTQALSTAGVSIWLDDLSRERLTSGSLAALIAEKNVVGVTTNPSIFAAALQDGASYAEQVAELAAAGADAEAAIFEITTTDVANACDLFAPVHAASDGIDGRVSIEVDPRLARDTAGTIAEAAKLHAKVDRANVLIKIPATVEGLEAISATLAAGIGVNVTLIFSLARYRAVINAWLTGMEGALANGHDLSTISSVASFFVSRVDSEIDGRLNALGSDAALGLRGKAGLANARLAYQIFEETTGSERFKLLAAAGAQVQRPLWASTGVKDPAYPDTLYVTGLVAAHVVNTMPEKTLDALADHGQVTGDTVSGSYAESNAVLDDLAGLGIDYHQVVEQLEVEGLAKFDASWIEVIDDVKAALAESTSK, via the coding sequence ATGAGCAACCCCAACACCCAGGCACTTTCCACTGCCGGTGTTTCCATCTGGCTCGATGACCTCTCGCGCGAACGCCTGACCTCCGGGTCACTGGCGGCGCTCATCGCGGAAAAGAATGTCGTCGGGGTGACGACCAACCCCTCGATCTTCGCCGCCGCCCTGCAGGATGGTGCCTCCTACGCCGAACAGGTCGCCGAGCTGGCAGCCGCCGGAGCCGACGCCGAAGCGGCGATCTTCGAGATCACCACCACCGACGTCGCCAACGCGTGCGACCTCTTCGCACCGGTGCACGCCGCCTCCGACGGTATCGACGGCCGCGTGTCCATCGAGGTCGACCCGCGCCTGGCCCGCGACACCGCAGGCACCATCGCCGAGGCGGCGAAGCTGCACGCCAAGGTGGACCGAGCCAACGTCCTGATCAAGATCCCCGCCACCGTGGAGGGCCTGGAAGCGATCTCGGCCACCCTGGCCGCCGGCATCGGCGTAAACGTCACCCTGATCTTCTCCCTGGCCCGCTACCGCGCCGTCATCAATGCCTGGCTCACCGGCATGGAGGGGGCCCTGGCCAACGGACACGACTTGTCCACCATCTCCTCGGTCGCCTCGTTCTTCGTCTCGCGCGTGGACAGCGAAATCGATGGCAGGCTCAACGCCCTGGGCTCCGATGCGGCGCTGGGACTGCGCGGCAAGGCCGGACTGGCCAACGCCCGCCTGGCCTACCAGATCTTCGAGGAAACCACCGGATCGGAGCGCTTCAAGCTGCTGGCGGCCGCCGGCGCGCAGGTCCAACGCCCACTGTGGGCCTCCACCGGGGTGAAGGACCCGGCCTACCCGGACACCCTGTATGTGACCGGCTTGGTCGCCGCGCACGTGGTGAACACCATGCCGGAGAAGACCCTGGATGCCCTGGCGGACCACGGGCAGGTCACCGGGGACACCGTCAGCGGCAGTTACGCCGAATCCAATGCGGTGCTCGATGACCTGGCCGGGTTGGGCATCGATTACCACCAGGTAGTGGAGCAGTTGGAGGTCGAGGGCCTGGCGAAGTTCGATGCGTCCTGGATCGAAGTCATCGACGACGTGAAGGCAGCCCTGGCCGAAAGCACCTCCAAGTGA
- the tkt gene encoding transketolase, translating into MAPVSEVQELTWTELDRRAVDTARVLAADAVEKVGSGHPGTAMSLAPAAYLLFQQHIRHDPAHPEWIGRDRFVLSPGHTSLTLYLQLFLCGYGLELDDLKELRTWGAKTPGHPEHGHTAGVEITTGPLGQGLASAVGFAYAQRRMRGLMDPDAPAGTSPFDHTIWVIASDGDLQEGVTSEASSLAGHQQLGNLVVVYDENHISIEDDTDVAFTEDVLGRYAAYGWHTARVDWTKTGSYVEDMAELNDALIAAKAETNRPSIISLRTIIGFPSPKKQNTGGIHGSKLGTEEVAALKEVLGFDPAQDFVIQDEVLAHARQVAARGAATHAAWQTGFDAWTAAHPDNAALLERIEAGTLPARWEENLPVFAPGKDLATRAASGKVINAIAGVLPELWGGSADLAGSNNTTIEGAPSFIPSSAQTTTWSGNPYGRVLHFGIREHAAASIVNGIVLASKTRAYSGTFLIFSDYQRPAIRLSALMGVPSIYIWTHDSIGLGEDGPTHQPVEQLASLRAIPNFDVVRPADANEVAWSWKTILENTSTPAGLVLSRQNLPVYDRQELGFGDASGVARGAYVLADAVIDGALVAPQVLLLATGSEVQLAIGARAALAAESIGARVVSIPCLEWFNAQDAAYRESVLPAAVKARVSVEAGVAQGWRELVGDAGRIISLDHFGASADYQRLYTEFGITTEAVTAAARTSLAATGS; encoded by the coding sequence GTGGCGCCAGTATCAGAAGTTCAGGAATTGACGTGGACCGAGTTGGACCGCCGGGCGGTCGACACCGCCCGCGTCCTGGCCGCAGATGCGGTCGAGAAGGTCGGTAGCGGACACCCCGGTACCGCCATGTCCCTGGCACCGGCCGCGTATCTGCTCTTCCAACAGCATATCCGCCACGACCCGGCACATCCCGAGTGGATCGGCCGGGACCGCTTCGTCCTGTCCCCCGGACACACCTCACTGACCCTGTACCTACAGCTCTTCCTGTGCGGCTACGGCCTGGAACTCGATGACCTGAAGGAGCTGCGCACCTGGGGCGCCAAGACCCCGGGCCACCCCGAACACGGCCACACCGCCGGCGTGGAGATCACCACCGGCCCGCTGGGCCAGGGCCTGGCCTCGGCCGTCGGCTTCGCCTACGCCCAACGCCGCATGCGCGGGCTCATGGATCCCGACGCCCCGGCCGGCACCTCGCCGTTCGACCACACCATCTGGGTCATCGCCTCCGACGGGGACCTGCAGGAAGGCGTCACCTCCGAGGCCTCCTCGCTGGCCGGACACCAGCAGCTGGGCAACCTCGTCGTGGTGTACGACGAGAACCACATCTCCATCGAGGACGACACCGACGTGGCGTTCACCGAGGACGTCCTGGGGCGCTACGCCGCCTACGGCTGGCACACGGCCCGCGTGGACTGGACCAAGACCGGTTCCTACGTCGAGGACATGGCCGAACTGAACGACGCGCTGATCGCGGCCAAGGCCGAGACCAACCGCCCCTCGATCATCTCGCTGCGCACCATCATCGGCTTCCCGTCCCCGAAGAAGCAGAACACCGGCGGCATCCACGGCTCCAAGCTCGGCACCGAAGAGGTCGCGGCGCTCAAGGAGGTGCTCGGCTTCGACCCGGCACAGGACTTCGTGATCCAGGACGAGGTGCTGGCCCATGCCCGGCAGGTCGCCGCCCGCGGCGCCGCCACTCACGCCGCTTGGCAGACCGGCTTCGACGCCTGGACCGCTGCCCACCCGGATAACGCCGCACTGTTGGAGCGCATCGAGGCCGGCACCCTGCCGGCGCGCTGGGAGGAGAACCTGCCGGTCTTCGCACCGGGCAAGGACCTGGCCACCCGTGCGGCTTCCGGCAAGGTCATCAACGCCATCGCCGGCGTACTGCCCGAGCTCTGGGGCGGATCCGCGGACCTGGCCGGCTCGAACAACACCACGATCGAGGGCGCACCGTCCTTCATTCCTTCCTCCGCCCAGACCACCACCTGGTCCGGGAACCCGTACGGTCGGGTGCTGCACTTCGGCATCCGCGAGCACGCGGCGGCCTCAATCGTCAACGGCATCGTACTCGCCTCCAAGACCCGCGCCTACTCCGGCACGTTCCTGATCTTCTCCGACTACCAGCGCCCGGCCATCCGCCTCTCCGCGCTGATGGGCGTGCCCTCGATCTACATCTGGACGCACGACTCGATCGGCCTGGGCGAGGACGGCCCGACGCACCAGCCGGTGGAACAGCTCGCCTCGCTGCGCGCCATCCCGAACTTCGACGTGGTCCGCCCGGCGGACGCGAACGAGGTTGCCTGGAGCTGGAAGACCATCTTGGAGAACACCTCCACCCCGGCCGGACTCGTGCTCTCGCGGCAGAACCTGCCGGTCTACGACCGGCAGGAGCTCGGCTTCGGCGATGCCTCGGGTGTGGCCCGCGGCGCGTACGTCCTGGCCGACGCCGTCATCGACGGGGCCCTCGTCGCCCCGCAGGTGCTGCTGCTGGCCACCGGCTCCGAGGTCCAGCTGGCGATCGGCGCCCGCGCGGCGCTGGCGGCCGAGAGCATCGGCGCCCGCGTGGTGTCCATCCCGTGCCTCGAGTGGTTCAACGCCCAGGATGCCGCCTACCGCGAATCGGTGCTGCCGGCCGCGGTCAAGGCACGCGTTTCGGTGGAAGCCGGCGTGGCCCAGGGCTGGCGCGAACTGGTCGGCGACGCCGGCCGGATCATCTCGCTGGACCACTTCGGCGCCTCGGCGGACTACCAGCGCCTGTACACCGAGTTCGGGATCACCACGGAAGCTGTCACCGCGGCCGCCCGCACCTCGCTCGCCGCCACAGGCAGCTAG
- a CDS encoding heme o synthase yields the protein MSVKTVPVDSSVANRASRQHDESVGDFVSRKAKAYLALTKPRVVELLLVTTLPTMIFAQRGFPPLLLVLATLVGGAMAAGASGSFNCYIDRDMDKLMKRTKGRPLVTGDVTPREALIFSWTLAIASLVVLWFGTNPLTTALGLAAILFYVVLYTLILKRRTAQNIVWGGIAGCMPVLIAWAAVTNKVEWPAIILFLIIFLWTPPHYWPLSMKYADDYNAAKVPMLGAIASAKRVSVQVVLYAWATVVCSLLLAPMGYAGIVYTVLAGASGAWFVYECHVLYREAQHEHEPADMNKKAMKVFHISITYLTIVFLALAVDPFVGGPLFG from the coding sequence ATGTCCGTGAAGACCGTTCCCGTTGATTCCTCCGTGGCGAATCGTGCGTCGCGCCAGCACGACGAGTCCGTTGGCGACTTCGTCTCGCGCAAGGCCAAGGCCTATTTGGCGCTGACCAAGCCGCGGGTGGTCGAGCTCCTGCTGGTCACGACGCTGCCGACCATGATTTTCGCGCAGCGCGGGTTCCCGCCGCTGCTGCTGGTGTTGGCGACCTTGGTCGGCGGAGCAATGGCGGCCGGCGCGTCGGGCTCCTTCAACTGCTACATCGACCGCGACATGGACAAGCTCATGAAGCGCACCAAGGGCCGCCCGCTGGTTACCGGCGACGTGACTCCGCGCGAGGCGCTGATCTTCTCCTGGACCCTGGCGATCGCCTCGCTGGTGGTGCTCTGGTTCGGAACCAACCCGCTGACCACTGCCCTGGGCCTGGCGGCGATCCTGTTCTATGTCGTGCTCTACACGCTGATCCTCAAGCGCCGTACAGCGCAGAATATCGTCTGGGGCGGCATTGCCGGCTGCATGCCGGTACTGATCGCCTGGGCCGCGGTGACCAACAAGGTCGAATGGCCCGCCATCATCCTGTTCCTGATCATCTTCCTCTGGACCCCACCGCACTACTGGCCGCTGTCGATGAAGTATGCGGACGACTACAACGCGGCAAAGGTGCCGATGCTCGGCGCCATCGCCAGCGCCAAGCGGGTCTCGGTACAGGTGGTGCTCTACGCCTGGGCGACGGTGGTCTGCTCGCTGCTGCTGGCCCCGATGGGCTACGCGGGCATCGTCTACACGGTGCTGGCGGGCGCCAGCGGCGCCTGGTTCGTCTACGAGTGCCATGTCTTGTACCGCGAGGCCCAGCACGAGCATGAGCCGGCGGACATGAACAAGAAGGCCATGAAGGTCTTCCACATCTCCATCACTTACCTCACGATCGTGTTCCTGGCCCTGGCCGTGGATCCGTTCGTCGGTGGCCCGCTCTTCGGCTGA